One genomic segment of Brassica napus cultivar Da-Ae chromosome A3, Da-Ae, whole genome shotgun sequence includes these proteins:
- the LOC106429528 gene encoding B3 domain-containing protein REM10-like, which produces MPNSHKPHFLKPLLPDFHSGVTIPLGFFSQHIEGKTNRKTWKLRSDATDQTWEVIQEGRRLTGGWKDFTTAHDLQIGDIVIFKHEGDMVFHVTPFGPSCCEIQYTHPHIIKEEADADDAPSFSFDYCFQAEVTASNLKEDKLYLPEGATTCTALNKQCQEIILVNKEGNSWTVSLRFSEADSMYYIRRGWRKFCRANRCAIGDLFVFNVVGDGKTTPLMCVCPEREE; this is translated from the exons ATGCCTAATTCGCACAAACCTCATTTCTTGAAGCCTCTGCTTCCCGATTTCCACAGTGGCGTG ACAATACCACTTGGCTTCTTCTCACAGCACATAGAAGGGAAGACAAACCGGAAAACATGGAAACTAAGATCGGACGCTACAGATCAAACTTGGGAAGTGATACAAGAAGGCAGGAGACTCACCGGAGGTTGGAAAGATTTCACCACAGCACATGACCTTCAAATCGGTGACATTGTCATCTTCAAACACGAAGGAGATATGGTGTTTCATGTCACACCATTTGGTCCTAGCTGTTGTGAGATTCAGTATACACATCCTCACATCATCAAGGAAGAAGCCGATGCGGATGATGCTCCTTCTTTCTCATTTGACTATTGTTTTCAGGCTGAGGTCACTGCTTCGAATCTAAAAGAAGACAAACTT TATCTTCCTGAGGGAGCTACGACTTGTACTGCTTTGAACAAACAATGCCAAGAGATAATACTTGTCAACAAAGAGGGAAATTCATGGACTGTGAGTTTGCGATTTAGCGAAGCAGACAGCATGTATTACATCAGAAGAGGCTGGAGAAAGTTCTGTCGTGCTAACAGATGCGCCATAGGAGACTTATTTGTGTTCAATGTGGTTGGAGATGGGAAAACTACTCCATTAATGTGTGTATGTCCGGAAAGGGAAGAGTAA
- the LOC111215873 gene encoding uncharacterized protein LOC111215873: protein MALAAVEAARKLRPYFQSHSVEVLTDQPLRMILQNTNRSGRLTKWAIELGELDITYKNRTAEKSQVLADFLVELAPKIGARPRTPKPKLDATQYESLIAGLRLAKAVKAKRLSAYCDSDLIASQFSGDYDSRNDRMDAYLKIVQSLATEFEFFELVKVPRGENVCAETLAALGSKLRDQVKRTIPIHRIAKLSIDISTDQTVIIAPVTEFDTPDTDGFGPDWRTEFIDYLSKGELPTEKWAARRLKTRSAHYVVLDDELHRWTVSKVLLKCIHGDETARVMVETHEGAGGNHSGGRALAIKVRRLGFFWPTMNADCESYARSCDKCQRHAPSIHCPTEILQTTTAPYPFMRWAMDIIGPLPCSRQRRFILVLTDYFTKWIEAEAYAQVTDKEVRGNFKEFCSKWNIRLSPSTPRYPQGNGQAESSNKLNIDDIKKRLDLKNGHWADELDGVLWSHRTTPRGSTKSTPFSLAYGVEAIAPAEVNVSSLRCSKIPQYVELNREMLLDALDEIEDRRDQALLRIQNYQHQIESYYNKKVRARPLELGDLVMRKVFENTKELNAGKLGARWEGPYKIIKVVKPGVYRLQTSRSEEVPRAWNSMHLQRFYW from the exons ATGGCATTGGCAGCCGTCGAAGCAGCAAGAAAGCTTCGACCATACTTTCAGTCACATTCAGTGGAAGTATTAACTGATCAGCCCCTCCGAATGATACTCCAAAATACCAACCGGTCCGGCAGACTAACGAAGTGGGCCATCGAACTCGGTGAGCTTGATATCACCTACAAGAACCGCACCGCGGAAAAATCTCAAGTTCTTGCGGACTTCCTAGTCGAATTGGCCCCTAAAATTGGAGCAAGACCTCGCACTCCCAAACCCAAACTGGACGCTACAC AGTACGAATCTTTGATCGCTGGACTCCGCTTAGCGAAAGCTGTAAAGGCTAAACGCCTAAGTGCCTACTGCGACTCAGATTTAATCGCCAGTCAGTTTAGCGGCGACTACGATTCCCGTAACGACCggatggacgcctacctcaaGATAGTGCAAAGCTTAGCCACAGAGTTCGAATTCTTCGAACTCGTCAAAGTTCCTAGAGGTGAAAATGTCTGCGCCGAAACCCTCGCAGCCCTCGGCAGCAAGCTTCGGGATCAAGTTAAACGAACCATCCCAATACACCGCATCGCGAAACTGAGCATCGATATCTCAACCGACCAAACCGTCATCATAGCCCCAGTCACTGAATTCGACACACCAGATACCGATGGATTCGGTCCTGACTGGAGAACTGAGTTCATCGACTACCTCTCAAAGGGAGAACTTCCAACtgagaaatgggcagcccgccGACTAAAAACACGCAGTGCCCATTATGTCGTCCTCGACGACGAACTACATCGATGGACTGTGAGTAAAGTACTCCTCAAATGCATTCATGGCGACGAGACAGCAAGGGTTATGGTAGAGACGCACGAAGGCGCTGGAGGAAACCATTCGGGCGGACGAGCACTAGCAATCAAAGTAAGAAGGTTAGGCTTCTTCTGGCCGACGATGAACGCAGATTGCGAGTCCTACGCAAGAAGCTGTGACAAGTGCCAACGGCACGCACCAAGCATCCATTGTCCGACTGAAATCTTACAAACAACGACCGCGCCATACCCGTTTATGCGATGGGCAATGGACATCATAGGACCCCTTCCCTGCTCCCGCCAGCGACGTTTTATTCTCGTCCTCACCGACTACTTCACCAAATGGATCGAAGCTGAAGCCTACGCCCAAGTCACAGACAAAGAAGTCCGCG gcaacttcaaggagttctgTAGCAAATGGAACATTCGACTAAGCCCTTCCACCCCTCGCTACCCGCAAGGAAATGGCCAAGCAGAGTCCTCCAACAAACTCAACATCGACGACATTAAGAAACGTTTAGACCTGAAAAATGGTcattgggccgacgaactcgacggAGTCCTATGGAGCCATCGCACAACACCAAGGGGATCGACTAAATCGACACCTTTCTCTCTTGCCTACGGTGTAGAGGCCATCGCTCCCGCTGAAGTTAACGTTTCAAGCCTCCGATGTTCAAAGATTCCTCAGTACGTCGAACTCAACAGGGAGATGCTACTCGATGCCCTCGATGAGATTGAAGATCGACGGGATCAAGCTTTGCTACGAATCCAAAACTATCAACATCAGATAGAGAGttactacaacaaaaaggtcCGCGCCCGCCCCCTCGAACTCGGTGACCTTGTCATGCGCAAAGTGTTTGAAAACACTAAGGAGCTGAACGCCGGTAAACTCGGCGCTAGGTGGGAAGGACCTTATAAAATCATCAAAGTTGTTAAACCAGGCGTCTACCGACTTCAAACGTCACGCAGCGAAGAAGTGCCTCGAGCATGGAACTCGATGCATCTACAACGTTTCTACTGGTAG
- the LOC106374988 gene encoding uncharacterized protein LOC106374988, with the protein MYSLIVHGRRSVDLHKWRNLSVSVQNVFSFSSSFSSYAASARNCRKEQVFTFCYLVDSLGLTTTVAESVSKKASFKDKGNPNAVLRLLRSYGFTDSQISSIVTNYPRLLLLDAEKCLGPKLQVIKSMEGASSSSDRLIETISKVPKLLGMKGDKTISRYYDVVKETMESGKSFKFEKLCHSLPHGMQQNKIRNASVLRELGVPQRLLNPLLVSDHKLVCGDGKFKETLKKVIDMGFDPTSSQFVQALGAVRKLGDKEIQEKVNVYGKLGFSVRDVWEMFLKYPISLRFSEDNVTQTFKILKTCGLIEEEILSVFKKFPQCIGYSRQKIYNSLKTFFGLGFNINQFSMMVKRFPPCLNMSAERLKKRTKFLVKKKNKLMLRKMKWSLNAVASFPQVLGVSMEKRIVPRCNVMKALMLKGLLGDRESILPDKESVLLCTDEEFLDRYVRNHDDKELVAELMSIFTRDSAS; encoded by the coding sequence ATGTATTCACTGATAGTCCATGGAAGAAGGTCCGTAGATCTACACAAGTGGCGTAACTTGAGCGTTTCAGTGcaaaatgtattttctttttcCAGTTCCTTCTCTTCTTATGCTGCCAGTGCTAGAAATTGTCGAAAAGAGCAGGTTTTCACTTTTTGTTACCTCGTTGATTCCTTGGGCTTAACTACAACAGTCGCGGAATCAGTCTCAAAAAAAGCCAGCTTCAAGGACAAGGGCAACCCTAATGCGGTCCTGAGGCTTTTGAGAAGTTACGGGTTCACAGACTCTCAGATCTCCAGCATCGTAACGAACTATCCACGGCTGCTTCTGCTGGATGCTGAGAAATGTCTTGGTCCCAAGCTTCAGGTGATCAAGTCAATGGAAGGAGCTTCAAGCTCCTCTGATCGGCTCATCGAGACTATCTCAAAAGTTCCTAAACTCTTGGGAATGAAAGGGGACAAAACTATAAGCAGATACTATGATGTTGTCAAAGAGACCATGGAATCTGGTAAGAGTTTCAAGTTCGAAAAGTTATGCCATTCACTGCCTCATGGCATGCAGCAGAACAAAATCAGGAACGCATCTGTTCTGAGAGAACTTGGAGTGCCTCAGAGGTTGTTAAACCCTTTGCTCGTCTCGGACCACAAACTTGTCTGCGGAGATGGAAAATTTAAAGAAACCCTCAAGAAGGTTATTGACATGGGTTTTGATCCGACAAGCTCACAGTTTGTTCAAGCTCTGGGGGCTGTTAGGAAGTTAGGCGACAAAGAGATACAAGAGAAAGTCAATGTCTATGGGAAGTTAGGCTTTTCCGTAAGAGATGTATGGGAAATGTTCCTCAAGTATCCTATCTCTCTTAGATTCTCGGAGGACAATGTAACTCAGACGTTTAAAATCCTGAAGACTTGTGGACTAATAGAAGAAGAGATCCTCTCAGTGTTCAAGAAGTTTCCACAATGCATTGGTTATTCAAGGCAGAAGATATACAACTcccttaaaactttttttggcCTTGGATTTAACATTAATCAGTTTTCGATGATGGTCAAGCGCTTCCCTCCATGTCTTAACATGTCTGCAGAGAGGCTGAAGAAAAGGACCAAGTTtctggtgaagaagaagaataagctTATGCTGAGGAAGATGAAATGGTCACTAAACGCTGTGGCTTCGTTTCCTCAGGTACTTGGAGTTAGCATGGAGAAGAGGATTGTACCAAGGTGTAACGTTATGAAAGCACTCATGTTGAAAGGTTTGCTTGGAGACAGAGAAAGCATACTACCTGATAAGGAATCTGTCTTGTTATGTACTGATGAGGAGTTTTTAGACAGGTATGTGAGGAATCATGATGACAAGGAGCTTGTGGCTGAGTTAATGTCTATCTTCACCAGAGATTCTGCTTCATAG
- the LOC106442702 gene encoding 5'-adenylylsulfate reductase 2, chloroplastic produces MALAVTSSSTAISGSSFSRSGPCSDRKALQICSFRLSDLSHVSQRRYSLKSLKAESPPTRNDSLVTRASTLITPGVEEKEEDVEDFEQLAKKLEEASPLEIMDKALQKFGSNIAIAFSGAEDVALIEYARLTGRPFRVFSLDTGRLNPETYRLFDAVEKQYGIRIEYTFPDAVEVQALVRNKGLFSFYEDGHQECCRVRKVRPLRRALKGLKAWITGQRKDQSPGTRSEIPIVQVDPVFEGLDGGVGSLVKWNPLANVEGGDVWNFLRTMDVPVNALHAQGYVSIGCEPCTRPVLPGQHEREGRWWWEDAKAKECGLHKGNIKKEDDSTTADLAPAIVHDIFESSNVVALSRGGIENLLKLGNRKEPWLVVLYAPWCPFCQAMEASYVELAEKLAVKGIKVAKFRADGDQKEFAKQELQLGSFPTILLFPKSAPRAIKYPSEHRDVDSLMSFVNLLR; encoded by the exons ATGGCCTTAGCTGTCACTTCTTCTTCAACTGCCATCTCTGGATCAAGTTTCTCACGCTCTGGACCTTGTTCTGATCGTAAAG CTCTTCAAATCTGTTCGTTTAGGTTATCTGATCTATCCCATGTCTCACAAAGACGTTACTCTCTCAAATCCCTAAAGGCTGAGTCACCACCTACACGCAACGACTCTTTGGTTACCCGTGCTTCGACCCTAATCACTCCTG GAgtggaagagaaggaagaagacgTTGAGGATTTCGAGCAACTCGCGAAGAAGCTCGAAGAGGCTTCTCCACTTGAAATCATGGACAAAGCTCTCCAGAAATTCGGAAGCAACATCGCAATTGCTTTCAG tGGTGCTGAAGATGTTGCACTGATCGAATACGCTCGGTTAACGGGAAGGCCCTTCAGGGTTTTCAGCTTAGACACAGGGAGGTTAAACCCCGAAACCTACAGGCTCTTCGATGCCGTGGAGAAGCAGTACGGGATCCGAATCGAGTACACGTTCCCTGATGCGGTCGAGGTTCAAGCTTTGGTGAGGAACAAGGGTTTGTTCTCTTTCTACGAGGACGGTCACCAGGAGTGTTGCCGTGTGAGGAAAGTAAGACCCTTGCGCCGCGCTCTCAAGGGTCTCAAAGCTTGGATCACTGGACAGAGGAAAGATCAGTCTCCAGGGACGAGATCAGAGATCCCGATCGTTCAGGTTGATCCGGTGTTTGAAGGGTTGGATGGTGGTGTTGGGAGTCTTGTCAAGTGGAATCCTTTGGCTAATGTCGAAGGTGGTGATGTTTGGAACTTCTTGAGGACGATGGACGTTCCGGTGAATGCATTGCACGCGCAAGGGTATGTTTCTATTGGGTGTGAGCCGTGCACTAGGCCCGTGCTTCCGGGTCAGCACGAGAGAGAAGGAAGGTGGTGGTGGGAAGATGCTAAAGCTAAAGAATGTGGTCTGCACAAAGGGAACATCAAGAAGGAAGATGACTCCACCACCGCGGATTTAGCACCTGCTATTGTGCATGATATCTTCGAAAGCAGCAATGTGGTTGCATTGAGCAGAGGAGGGATTGAGAATCTGTTGAAGCTTGGTAACCGCAAAGAGCCGTGGTTGGTTGTGCTTTACGCTCCTTGGTGCCCGTTTTGCCaggccatggaagcttcttacGTCGAATTGGCTGAGAAACTGGCGGTCAAAGGGATTAAGGTGGCCAAGTTTCGGGCTGATGGTGACCAGAAGGAGTTTGCCAAGCAAGAGCTTCAATTAGGAAGCTTCCCGACGATACTTCTCTTCCCGAAAAGCGCTCCGCGGGCAATTAAGTACCCGTCAGAGCATAGAGATGTGGATTCGCTTATGTCATTTGTGAATCTTCTCCGGTGA